A section of the Hydrogenothermus marinus genome encodes:
- a CDS encoding DNA polymerase III subunit, with protein sequence MVKVIGHEEEKRLIRRILDKGYKSYSLLFEGKKCIGKKLIALQTARTFLCEKGYGFGCNECKSCKLVNNTIQNIYENKDLPSHPDLKIIIPENSKEIKIDQVRQISEFFKLKSEKGKVVIIDDADKMNIQAMNALLKTLEEPPDNTMIILIAENQNNLLPTIISRTLKVRFKTLSKKEIFDILVLKGMEEEKAKKIALISDGNLCIANSIINNEYIYKYAVDLYNLIVKIKQIHPEGIITLVENIEKLEIENIYNILELLSIFVHKSMLKGEITVSFYDNFIKELNKLRKAVEKGVKKNLAFEAFYFNLKTGA encoded by the coding sequence ATGGTTAAAGTAATAGGACATGAAGAAGAGAAAAGATTAATAAGAAGAATTTTAGATAAAGGTTATAAGTCTTATTCCCTTTTATTTGAAGGGAAAAAATGTATAGGGAAAAAACTAATAGCTTTACAAACTGCAAGAACTTTTTTATGTGAAAAAGGTTATGGTTTTGGCTGTAATGAATGTAAAAGCTGTAAGCTTGTAAATAATACAATTCAAAATATTTACGAGAATAAAGACTTACCATCCCATCCTGATTTAAAAATAATTATCCCAGAAAATTCAAAAGAGATAAAAATAGACCAGGTTAGACAGATTTCAGAATTTTTTAAACTAAAATCTGAAAAAGGTAAAGTAGTAATAATAGATGATGCTGACAAAATGAACATACAGGCAATGAATGCTTTATTGAAAACTCTTGAAGAACCGCCTGATAATACAATGATAATATTAATAGCTGAAAATCAAAATAACCTTTTACCTACAATAATATCAAGAACTTTAAAAGTAAGATTTAAAACTCTTTCTAAGAAAGAGATTTTTGATATATTAGTTTTAAAAGGAATGGAAGAAGAAAAAGCTAAAAAAATAGCCTTAATATCAGATGGAAATCTATGCATAGCCAATTCAATAATTAATAATGAATATATTTATAAATATGCAGTAGATTTATACAACTTAATTGTAAAAATAAAACAGATACATCCAGAAGGGATAATAACATTAGTAGAAAATATAGAAAAATTAGAAATAGAAAACATATATAATATATTAGAATTATTAAGTATATTTGTACATAAATCTATGTTAAAAGGAGAAATAACTGTTTCCTTTTATGATAACTTTATAAAAGAATTAAATAAATTAAGAAAAGCAGTAGAAAAAGGTGTAAAGAAAAATTTAGCATTTGAGGCTTTTTATTTTAATCTTAAAACAGGAGCGTAA
- a CDS encoding PSP1 domain-containing protein, whose amino-acid sequence MDNIKTVRIRFLDTHKFSEVDNVPLNVKKGEFITLETEKGQELVLVLGNSIPSEESSNYKFLRKATTEDVITFDKNEEEAEKALEICKELASELGLKMNLLKAYIPLDKNKIIFYYTSDGRVDFRELVKQLAKRLKRRIEMRQVGVRDGVQIGGAIGICGNECCCSLFMDKFQTVNVEMLEEQNLPPTPTKFTGVCGRLMCCLAFEKENYSIRKDLPEIGSIVEINGKKYTVKNYDFIKEKIYFENETGIEESYSFDELDKLGIGKKSACGGCNGCSIKNEMLEEVNG is encoded by the coding sequence ATGGATAATATAAAAACAGTTAGAATAAGATTTTTGGATACCCATAAATTTAGTGAAGTAGATAATGTACCTTTAAATGTTAAAAAAGGAGAATTTATCACATTAGAGACTGAAAAAGGCCAAGAACTTGTTTTAGTACTTGGAAATAGTATACCATCTGAAGAATCTTCTAATTATAAATTTTTAAGAAAAGCTACTACAGAAGATGTAATAACTTTTGATAAAAATGAAGAAGAAGCAGAAAAAGCTTTAGAAATATGTAAAGAATTAGCATCAGAACTTGGTTTAAAAATGAATTTATTGAAAGCATATATTCCCTTAGATAAAAATAAAATTATTTTTTATTACACGTCAGATGGAAGAGTTGATTTTAGAGAACTTGTTAAACAACTTGCAAAAAGATTAAAAAGAAGAATAGAAATGAGACAAGTAGGTGTAAGAGATGGTGTTCAGATAGGTGGTGCTATAGGGATATGTGGGAATGAATGTTGTTGTAGCTTATTTATGGACAAATTTCAAACAGTAAATGTTGAGATGTTAGAAGAACAAAATTTACCACCTACACCTACTAAGTTTACTGGAGTTTGCGGAAGATTAATGTGCTGTTTAGCTTTTGAAAAAGAAAACTATTCAATAAGAAAAGATTTACCAGAAATTGGAAGTATTGTTGAGATAAATGGAAAAAAATATACAGTCAAAAATTATGATTTTATAAAAGAAAAGATATATTTTGAAAATGAAACAGGAATTGAAGAAAGTTATTCTTTTGATGAACTTGATAAATTAGGAATAGGAAAAAAATCTGCTTGTGGTGGTTGTAATGGTTGTAGTATAAAAAATGAGATGCTTGAGGAAGTAAATGGATAA
- a CDS encoding KpsF/GutQ family sugar-phosphate isomerase, whose amino-acid sequence MDKIKNIALQVIKEETKALKSLATSINEDFEKAIKLILNTKGKVIITGMGKSGLVGKKIAATLASTGTPSFFLHPAEAIHGDLGMISKEDIVIAISNSGETPELLAIIPTIKRWGNKVIAITNNKSSTLAKEADIHLFLNVGKEACPLNLAPTSSSTATLALGDAIAVTLLTLKGFTKEDFAKFHPGGSLGKKLMKVQEIMHKEDELPIVNPETPLKETVVVMSEKGFGAAIIVDKNKNLTGIITDGDLRRFIKKGGSIDNSLTEEAMTKNPKKVEKDKYVLEVLEEMEKYNITVMPVVENNKPIGIVHLHDILKSGVI is encoded by the coding sequence ATGGATAAAATAAAAAATATAGCATTACAAGTTATAAAAGAAGAAACAAAAGCTTTAAAATCATTAGCTACAAGTATAAATGAAGATTTTGAAAAAGCTATAAAACTGATTCTAAATACAAAAGGAAAAGTTATAATTACAGGAATGGGAAAATCTGGACTTGTAGGAAAGAAGATAGCAGCTACTTTAGCATCTACAGGAACTCCATCTTTTTTCCTACATCCAGCAGAGGCTATTCATGGTGATTTAGGAATGATTTCAAAAGAGGATATAGTAATTGCTATATCAAATAGTGGAGAAACACCAGAACTTCTTGCAATTATACCAACTATAAAAAGATGGGGAAATAAAGTAATAGCAATTACAAATAATAAATCTTCTACATTAGCAAAAGAGGCAGATATTCATCTTTTTTTAAATGTAGGGAAAGAAGCTTGTCCTTTAAATCTTGCTCCAACTTCATCTTCAACAGCAACCCTTGCTTTAGGAGATGCAATAGCAGTAACTCTTTTAACCTTAAAAGGGTTTACAAAAGAAGATTTTGCAAAGTTTCATCCTGGTGGTTCCCTTGGCAAAAAACTTATGAAGGTTCAAGAAATAATGCATAAAGAAGATGAACTTCCTATTGTAAATCCGGAAACTCCTTTAAAAGAAACTGTTGTAGTAATGTCAGAAAAGGGATTTGGAGCAGCTATAATTGTAGATAAAAATAAAAATTTAACAGGAATAATTACAGATGGAGATTTAAGAAGATTTATTAAAAAAGGTGGAAGTATTGATAACAGCCTAACAGAAGAAGCAATGACTAAAAATCCGAAAAAGGTAGAAAAAGACAAATATGTACTTGAAGTTTTAGAAGAAATGGAAAAATACAATATTACAGTAATGCCAGTAGTTGAAAATAATAAACCAATTGGAATAGTCCATTTACATGATATATTAAAGAGTGGAGTTATTTAA
- a CDS encoding LysR family transcriptional regulator, whose product MEVLDYNKLKIFKAVADLKSFSKAAEFLFLSQPTVTLQIKKIENHLNVTLFERTKEGIKLTPEGKILYKHATKILEDYSVLEEDIYSLGKKLDTSLIIGASTTVGEYFLPPLMAKFLKNKENLNINLFIGNSKEVEEGILSKRFYIAFVEDEIISNKLNTIDIYEDEIIFLASEKADIPAYIDKKDVKYYKFVFREKGSGTRNIVEKHLRNKNIKIYPEIEMGSSKAIVNFVANSDYIGFASKLIAKDYLKNKVLRKIQIDNINIHRKFTCITQKNIRLPSAEREFLNFVLNNSTL is encoded by the coding sequence ATGGAAGTACTTGATTATAATAAATTAAAAATTTTCAAAGCAGTAGCAGATTTAAAAAGTTTTTCAAAAGCAGCTGAATTTCTATTTTTAAGTCAACCTACTGTTACTCTTCAGATAAAAAAGATAGAAAATCATTTAAATGTAACTTTATTTGAAAGAACAAAAGAAGGTATTAAATTAACACCTGAAGGAAAGATTCTATATAAGCATGCTACAAAAATATTAGAAGATTACTCGGTATTAGAAGAAGATATTTATTCCTTAGGAAAAAAACTTGATACAAGTCTTATAATAGGAGCAAGTACAACTGTAGGAGAATATTTCCTACCACCTTTAATGGCAAAATTTTTAAAAAATAAAGAAAACTTAAATATAAATCTTTTCATAGGTAACTCAAAAGAAGTAGAAGAAGGTATTTTATCTAAAAGATTTTATATAGCTTTTGTTGAAGATGAGATAATATCTAACAAGCTTAATACTATAGATATTTATGAAGATGAGATTATATTTTTAGCTTCAGAAAAGGCTGATATACCAGCTTATATAGATAAAAAAGATGTTAAATATTATAAATTTGTTTTTAGGGAAAAAGGCTCAGGAACAAGAAATATTGTAGAAAAACATCTAAGAAATAAAAATATTAAGATATATCCAGAAATAGAAATGGGAAGTAGTAAAGCAATTGTAAATTTTGTTGCAAATTCAGATTACATAGGCTTTGCTTCTAAATTGATTGCAAAAGATTATCTAAAAAATAAAGTTTTAAGAAAAATACAGATTGATAATATAAATATTCATAGAAAATTTACATGTATTACACAAAAAAATATAAGACTTCCTTCTGCTGAAAGAGAGTTTTTAAATTTTGTTTTAAATAACTCCACTCTTTAA
- a CDS encoding TlyA family RNA methyltransferase — protein MKERLDKFLQKNKLTESREKALELIKAGFVEVNGKIIKKPSFKVSNEDKILLKKKFPYVSRAGLKLERAINSFNLDVKDKVCLDIGASTGGFTDCLLKHGAKKVYAVDVGKDQLHKSLKENPMVISYEKLDARNITDKHIPEKVDILVSDVSFISILKIIPHIKKFLKEDFEGVILIKPQFELSPKEVKNGIVKDKNLHIKAIENIISSLNKEGIVVKDLEYSYPFGTDGNIEFLAFISYQNNSINQEKIYEIVEKAHKKYKEEKNGST, from the coding sequence TTGAAAGAAAGATTAGATAAATTTTTACAGAAAAATAAATTAACTGAAAGTAGAGAAAAGGCTTTAGAGCTTATAAAAGCTGGTTTTGTAGAAGTAAATGGAAAAATTATAAAAAAACCTTCTTTTAAAGTATCAAATGAAGATAAAATTCTACTAAAAAAGAAATTCCCTTATGTATCACGAGCAGGGTTAAAACTTGAAAGGGCTATTAATTCTTTTAATTTAGATGTAAAAGACAAAGTTTGCTTAGATATTGGGGCATCTACAGGAGGATTTACAGACTGTCTTTTAAAACATGGAGCAAAAAAAGTTTATGCAGTAGACGTTGGTAAAGATCAACTTCATAAAAGTTTAAAAGAAAATCCTATGGTTATATCTTATGAAAAATTAGATGCAAGGAATATTACAGATAAACATATTCCTGAAAAAGTAGATATTTTAGTAAGTGATGTTTCTTTTATTTCTATATTGAAAATCATACCTCACATAAAAAAATTTTTAAAAGAAGATTTTGAAGGTGTTATTTTAATAAAACCACAATTTGAGCTTTCACCAAAAGAAGTTAAAAATGGCATTGTAAAGGATAAAAACTTGCATATTAAAGCTATTGAAAATATAATATCTTCTCTTAATAAAGAAGGTATTGTTGTGAAAGATTTAGAATATTCATATCCATTTGGAACAGATGGTAATATTGAGTTCTTAGCTTTTATAAGCTATCAAAATAATTCCATTAATCAAGAAAAAATTTATGAGATTGTAGAAAAAGCACACAAAAAATATAAAGAGGAAAAAAATGGAAGTACTTGA
- the def gene encoding peptide deformylase, with product MKGKKLEILRYPDERLKKISKPVEDFGKDFKEFIDDLLYTMYNSPSSVGIAAPQVNKHIRTVIIDASNYKHKKNKLNHGLMILSNPRIIAHDGELIIREGCLSVPDYTGNVKRYNWIKVEAEDINGNTIEFDTEGFEAVVIQHEMDHLDGKLFIDRILSPKDLFKRKVYKK from the coding sequence TTGAAAGGAAAAAAGCTTGAAATATTAAGATATCCAGATGAAAGATTAAAAAAAATTTCTAAACCTGTTGAAGATTTTGGAAAAGATTTTAAAGAGTTTATAGATGATCTACTATATACAATGTATAACTCTCCTTCCAGTGTTGGGATTGCTGCACCTCAAGTCAATAAACATATAAGAACAGTTATTATAGATGCTTCAAATTATAAACATAAAAAAAATAAGTTAAATCATGGGCTTATGATTTTATCAAATCCAAGAATAATAGCCCATGATGGAGAATTAATAATAAGAGAAGGATGTTTAAGCGTTCCAGATTATACAGGAAATGTAAAAAGATATAACTGGATAAAAGTAGAAGCAGAAGATATTAATGGAAATACAATAGAGTTTGACACGGAAGGTTTTGAAGCTGTTGTAATTCAGCATGAAATGGATCATTTAGATGGAAAACTTTTTATAGATAGAATATTATCACCAAAAGATTTATTTAAAAGAAAAGTTTATAAAAAATAA
- a CDS encoding glycine cleavage system protein R gives MKYFLINAYGKDKVGIVASVSKILYELGFNLEDSTMSRLGGEFTIMLLVETDKNYTEEDIKKAFENIEKDLGLNIYVKEILPEDYKKEKSENEVYRIIVYGADKPGIVYKVAKLLADKGINIIDMTTEKSGDLYVLITEVELPENLSFEEFQKDIENLKEDINVDVSCEKIEVIEL, from the coding sequence TTGAAATACTTTTTAATAAATGCTTATGGAAAAGATAAAGTAGGAATTGTTGCTTCTGTATCTAAGATTTTATACGAACTTGGATTTAATCTTGAAGATTCTACTATGTCAAGACTTGGTGGGGAATTTACTATAATGCTTCTTGTGGAAACAGATAAAAACTATACAGAAGAAGATATAAAGAAAGCTTTTGAAAATATAGAAAAAGATTTAGGGCTAAATATATATGTAAAAGAGATATTACCTGAAGATTATAAAAAAGAAAAATCTGAAAATGAAGTTTATAGAATAATAGTTTATGGTGCAGATAAACCTGGAATTGTTTATAAAGTAGCTAAGCTATTAGCAGATAAAGGTATTAATATAATAGATATGACTACTGAAAAAAGTGGTGATCTTTATGTTTTAATAACTGAAGTTGAACTACCAGAAAATCTATCATTTGAAGAGTTTCAGAAGGATATAGAAAATCTAAAAGAAGATATCAATGTAGATGTTTCTTGTGAAAAAATAGAGGTTATAGAACTTTGA
- the gcvH gene encoding glycine cleavage system protein GcvH: protein MAFEDYQIKEGLYYTKDHLWVKIEGSDDATVGITDYGQHQLGDVVYVELPEINKEVEAGEKVASVESVKAAVDIFSPLTGQIISINEDLKDEPDLINTDPYGDGWVFEIKMSDPSEVEDLMTATDYKVYLQEIEEEEE from the coding sequence ATGGCTTTTGAAGATTATCAGATAAAAGAAGGATTATACTATACAAAGGATCATTTATGGGTAAAAATTGAAGGATCAGATGATGCTACAGTTGGGATTACAGACTATGGACAACATCAACTTGGAGATGTTGTTTATGTAGAACTACCAGAGATAAATAAAGAAGTAGAGGCAGGAGAAAAGGTTGCTTCTGTAGAATCTGTAAAAGCAGCAGTAGATATTTTTTCTCCTTTGACAGGACAGATTATATCTATAAATGAAGATTTAAAAGATGAACCTGATTTAATAAATACTGATCCCTATGGTGATGGTTGGGTTTTTGAAATAAAAATGAGCGACCCATCTGAAGTAGAAGATTTAATGACAGCTACAGATTATAAAGTTTATTTACAAGAAATAGAGGAAGAAGAGGAATAA